In Nodosilinea sp. PGN35, the genomic stretch TGGCCAGCGGCGTGCAGGCCACCATCGAGGCGGCGCTGCGGGGGCAGGCGACGGCGATCGCCCCCCGGTCTACCTGGGGACAGTGCTATTACCGCCCCGAACTGGTCAACCGCTACGCCAGCTTTTTGCACGAGCCCCTGCTGCCCGGCCTCAACCTGGCGGGCATGAAGGTGGTGCTCGACATGGCCTGGGGCTCGGCCACCCGCCTGGCGGAGCAGGTCTTTGGGGAGGCCGGGGCCGAGGTGATCGCCCTGCACGGCGCGCCCGACGGCGATCGCATCAATGTTGACTGCGGCTCGACCCATCTCGAGCCCCTCAAGGCCGCCGTTGCCGCCCACGGTGCCGACCTGGGCTTTGCCTTTGACGGCGATGCCGACCGGGTGATGGCCGTCGATGCCCAGGGGCGCGTGGTCGATGGCGACTACATTCTCTACATCTGGGGTCAGCACTTGCAGGGCCAGGGCCGCCTGCCCGACAACACCGTCATCTCAACGGTGATGGCCAACCTGGGCTTTGAGCGGGCCTGGGAAAAACTGGGCGGCACCCTGGTGCGCACTCCGGTGGGAGACCAGCACGTGCACAGCGAGATGGTGCGGCGGGGGGCGATGCTGGGCGGCGAGCAGTCGGGCCACATTCTCTGCCACCACTACAGCCTGACCGGCGATGGCATTCTCACCGCGCTGCACCTGGCCACCCTGGTGCAGTCCCTCGGCGGTTCCCTGGCCGCCCTGGTGGATCACAGCTTTCAGACCTATCCCCAAAAGCTTCAAAATGTGGCGGTGGTTGACCGCGATCGCCGCCTCAACTGGCAAGACTGCGCCCCCGTGGGGCAAGCGGTCGAAGCCGCCGAGCGGGCCATGGGCAGCGCCGGGCGAGTGCTGGTGCGCCCCTCGGGCACCGAGCCGGTGATTCGGGTCATGGTCGAAGCCATCGACGCCGCCCTGGTCGATCGCTGGACGCAGCACATTGTGCAGGCCGTCACCCAGCACCTGGCGGTGTAGCCCGTCCACCGATGGCCCTGGCTCAGCTCTCTGGCTGTGG encodes the following:
- the glmM gene encoding phosphoglucosamine mutase codes for the protein MVSSPVRPTGTVPVGHQVGNTEIVIEPAAKGFGSRALPPGSLFGTDGIRGKAGDLLTAPLAMEIGYWAGQILQAQGLTDGPIILGQDSRTSGHMLATALSAGLTSAGLDVWHLGLCPTPAVAYLAESCQALGGIMISASHNPPADNGIKFFGGDGTKLASGVQATIEAALRGQATAIAPRSTWGQCYYRPELVNRYASFLHEPLLPGLNLAGMKVVLDMAWGSATRLAEQVFGEAGAEVIALHGAPDGDRINVDCGSTHLEPLKAAVAAHGADLGFAFDGDADRVMAVDAQGRVVDGDYILYIWGQHLQGQGRLPDNTVISTVMANLGFERAWEKLGGTLVRTPVGDQHVHSEMVRRGAMLGGEQSGHILCHHYSLTGDGILTALHLATLVQSLGGSLAALVDHSFQTYPQKLQNVAVVDRDRRLNWQDCAPVGQAVEAAERAMGSAGRVLVRPSGTEPVIRVMVEAIDAALVDRWTQHIVQAVTQHLAV